A window of Theropithecus gelada isolate Dixy chromosome 14, Tgel_1.0, whole genome shotgun sequence contains these coding sequences:
- the C14H11orf95 gene encoding uncharacterized protein C11orf95 homolog has product MEPGGDHRSRSSGGRGGPGPAVASARGRRLPPAGSSGSAEPEEDEGGQDLQLEGGALGSWGSAPLPSSRARGPTSSGRKYSDHCEARASRPGKSRIPGRDHRRYYHDHWRLEYLMDFNPARHGMVCMVCGSSLATLKLSTIKRHIRQKHPYSLHWSPREKEVISNSWDAHLGLGACGEAEGLGVQGAEEEEEEEEEDEEEGAGVPACPPKGPGKAPAGGGCRRQRRGGPVAPRARRLRLSASRRAGGSRGLGARRLERRLKESLQNWFRAECLMDYDPRGNRLVCMACGRALPSLHLDDIRAHVLEVHPGSLGLSGPQRSALLQAWGGQPEALSELTQSPPGDDLAPQDLTGKSRDSASAAGAPTSQDLSPPDVKEEAGWVPERPGPAEEEEELEEGEGQRAGVPGRSPRGRAHRRHPQERWRLEYLMELDGGRRGLVCGVCGGALASLKMSTIERHIRRRHPGSTRLGGPVQALIAREWSEKAAHLLALGLPRPESPRCPAAPDTAAVSEEGGGDEEEEPEEEEEWGDVPLSPGAPLERPAEEEEDEEDGQDPGGLALPPPPPPPPPPPRSREQRRNYQPRWRGEYLMDYDGSRRGLVCMVCGGALATLKVSTIKRHILQVHPFSMDFTPEERQTILEAYEEAALRCYGHEGFGQPAPAPRDGGADLKSGAVCRA; this is encoded by the exons ATGGAGCCCGGCGGGGACCACCGGAGCCGGAGCAGCGGCGGCAGGGGCGGCCCCGGGCCAGCAGTGGCCTCGGCACGGGGCCGACGGCTGCCGCCCGCCGGATCGAGCGGCAGCGCGGAGCCGGAAGAAGACGAAGGCG GGCAAGATCTTCAGCTGGAAGGGGGTGCCTTGGGGTCCTGGGGGAGTGCCCCCCTGCCCTCCTCCAGGGCCAGGGGACCAACATCTTCAGGCAGGAAATATTCAGACCACTGTGAGGCCCGGGCTTCAAGGCCTGGAAAAAGCCGAATCCCTGGCCGTGACCACCGGCGCTACTACCACGACCACTGGCGGCTGGAGTACCTGATGGACTTCAACCCTGCCCGGCACGGCATGGTGTGCATGGTGTGCGGCAGCTCCCTGGCCACCCTCAAGCTCAGCACCATCAAGCGCCACATCCGCCAAAAGCACCCCTACTCCTTGCACTGGAGTCCCCGGGAGAAGGAAGTCATCAGCAACAGCTGGGATGCACacctggggctgggggcctgCGGAGAGGCCGAGGGCCTGGGGGTCCagggggctgaggaggaggaggaggaggaagaagaggacgAGGAGGAGGGGGCCGGTGTCCCCGCTTGCCCGCCCAAGGGCCCAG GCAAAGCCCCAGCTGGTGGGGGCTGCCGGCGCCAGCGGCGAGGGGGCCCAGTGGCACCCCGGGCTCGGCGTCTGCgcctctcagcctcccggagGGCCGGGggcagcagggggctgggggCCCGGCGCCTGGAGAGGAGGCTGAAGGAGTCCCTGCAGAACTGGTTCCGGGCCGAGTGTCTCATGGACTATGACCCGCGGGGGAACCGGCTGGTGTGCATGGCCTGTGGTCGGGCACTGCCCAGCCTGCACCTGGACGACATCCGTGCCCACGTGCTGGAGGTGCACCCCGGCTCCCTGGGGCTCAGCGGCCCCCAGCGCAGTGCCCTGCTGCAGGCCTGGGGGGGCCAGCCTGAGGCGCTGTCTGAGCTCACCCAGTCCCCACCAG GCGATGACCTCGCCCCCCAGGACCTGACCGGAAAGAGCCGGGACTCGGCCTCCGCTGCTGGAGCCCCCACCTCTCAGGATCTCAGCCCCCCAGACGTAAAGGAAGAGGCTGGCTGGGTCCCTGAGAGGCCCGGGCccgcagaggaggaggaggagctggaggagggcGAGGGCCAGAGGGCGGGGGTCCCGGGCCGGTCGCCGCGGGGCCGCGCCCACCGCCGCCACCCCCAGGAGCGCTGGCGGCTGGAGTACCTCATGGAGCTGGACGGCGGCCGGCGCGGCCTGGTGTGCGGGGTGTGCGGGGGCGCGCTGGCCTCGCTCAAGATGAGCACCATCGAGCGCCACATCCGCCGGCGCCACCCGGGCTCCACGCGCCTCGGCGGGCCCGTCCAGGCCCTCATCGCCCGGGAGTGGAGCGAGAAGGCCGCCCACCTGCTGGCCCTGGGGCTGCCCCGCCCCGAGTCCCCCCGGTGCCCCGCCGCCCCGGACACAGCCGCAGTCTccgaggaggggggaggggacgaggaggaggagccagaggaggaggaggagtggg GCGACGTTCCGCTGTCTCCTGGGGCTCCCTTGGAACGGCCCGCCGAAGAAGAGGAGGACGAAGAGGACGGCCAGGATCCCGGGGGACTCGCCTTGCCGCCGCCGCCTcccccgccgccgcccccgccccgcaGCCGGGAGCAGCGGCGGAACTACCAGCCGCGCTGGCGGGGCGAGTACCTGATGGACTACGACGGCAGCCGGCGCGGCCTGGTGTGCATGGTGTGCGGGGGCGCGCTGGCCACCCTCAAGGTGAGCACCATCAAGCGCCACATCCTGCAGGTGCACCCCTTCTCCATGGACTTCACGCCCGAGGAGCGCCAGACTATCCTGGAGGCCTACGAGGAGGCGGCGCTGCGCTGCTACGGCCACGAGGGCTTCGGGCAGCCCGCCCCGGCGCCGCGCGACGGCGGCGCGGACCTCAAGTCTGGCGCCGTGTGTCGGGCGTAG